In one window of Macadamia integrifolia cultivar HAES 741 chromosome 2, SCU_Mint_v3, whole genome shotgun sequence DNA:
- the LOC122071768 gene encoding uncharacterized protein LOC122071768 yields the protein MLETVLSMRRGTQFSEEGDEDDESKTRKNISFAMRVTKLMTKIWVLWPLIVLFVILLLVSIVIHSRDLVCVSSFEPYSRMNFFGIDGLDSDFGSLGVPWCRSKHGRTVAWTLKDLLKGLEEFVPIYETRPIKNNMYGMGFDHSFGLWFITRWLKPDLMIESGAFKGHSTWVLRQAMPDKPIVSLTPRHPEKYLKKGPAYVDVNCTYFAGKDFVDFGSVDWGRVMRKHGITDVSQVLIFFDDHQNELKRLKQALKAGFRHLIFEDNYDTGTGDHYSLRQICDQSYVRGGGHSCFRDSDEARIRMKRKKFWEKAVDIEELCGPGETWWGVGGEMRDDFNHSNKAISYAEHFQNSRFVESVLDVYWELPPVAGPSLTHQTRYDPARVPSPIVEDGRFGLFQRLGLSRLEISVFNGYTQMVYLQISERAS from the exons ATGCTCGAGACAGTGCTATCTATGCGCAGAGGAACGCAATTTAGCGAAGAAGGAGATGAAGATGACGAATCCAAGACTAGAAAGAACATCTCCTTTGCCATGAGAGTGACGAAGCTGATGACCAAGATTTGGGTTTTATGGCCACTTATCGTTCTCTTCGTCATTCTCCTCCTTGTTTCCATTGTAATTCATTCTCGCGATCTCGTCTGCGTCTCTTCTTTCGAACCCTATTCTCGGATGAACTTCTTTGGCATTGATGGCCTCGATTCCGACTTTGGATCTCTCGGCGTGCCCTGGT GCAGATCGAAACATGGGCGAACGGTTGCATGGACACTGAAGGATTTGCTTAAGGGCTTGGAAGAGTTTGTACCAATTTACGAAACCAGGCCCATAAAAAACAACATGTATGGAATGGGTTTTGACCATAGTTTTGGTCTTTGGTTCATTACTCGATGGCTGAAACCAGATCTGATGATTGAGAGTGGTGCTTTCAAGGGCCATTCCACTTGGGTTCTACGACAAGCAATGCCAGACAAACCAATTGTGTCACTCACTCCTCGGCACCCAGAGAAGTACTTGAAGAAAGGACCTGCCTATGTTGATGTAAATTGTACTTATTTTGCTGGAAAAGACTTTGTTGATTTTGGAAGTGTTGATTGGGGAAGAGTGATGCGGAAACATGGGATCACTGATGTCAGTCAGGttctcatcttctttgatgACCATCAGAATGAGCTAAAAAG ACTTAAGCAGGCATTGAAAGCTGGGTTCCGGCATCTCATCTTCGAGGACAATTATGATACGGGAACCGGTGACCATTACTCTTTGAGGCAGATCTGTGATCAGTCATATGTAAGAG GAGGTGGGCATAGCTGCTTTAGAGATAGTGATGAAGCCAGGATAAGGATGAAACGGAAGAAGTTCTGGGAGAAGGCAGTGGACATAGAAGAACTATGCGGGCCTGGGGAAACATGGTGGGGTGTTGGAGGGGAGATGCGGGATGATTTCAACCACAGCAACAAGGCAATTTCCTATGCTGAGCATTTTCAAAACAGCAGGTTTGTGGAATCAGTGCTAGATGTATATTGGGAGCTTCCTCCAGTGGCCGGACCTTCCCTTACTCATCAAACAAGATATGATCCTGCACGCGTACCCAGTCCTATTGTTGAAGATGGTAGGTTTGGCTTGTTTCAGAGGCTTGGTTTAAGTAGGCTTGAAATATCTGTATTCAATGGGTACACTCAGATGGTATATCTTCAAATATCTGAACGTGCGTCTTAA
- the LOC122066943 gene encoding auxin-responsive protein IAA27, which produces MSTPLEHDYIGLSEVSPAMENSEKISSSSSTVSTELEDKNNVLNLKETELRLGLPGSESPERKSGSGLSLLGRGVEDKNSYSLGVLKTFVSGAKRGFSDAIDGSGKWVFSGNAGSEVDMSKGGVLFSPRGGNGGKSLSVLENTTQQPGPTAPVLKEVVPASPKPVQEKKPQISAANDHGMAPAAKAQVVGWPPIRSFRKNTMATSPAKTGDDAEGKSGSGCLYVKVSMDGAPYLRKVDLKIYSNYTELSTALEKMFSCFTIGQCASHGVPGRDGLSESRLMDLIHGSEYVLTYEDKDGDWMLVGDVPWEMFTGSCKRLRIMKGSDAIGLAPRAMEKCKNRN; this is translated from the exons ATGTCTACACCCTTAGAACATGATTACATAGGCTTGTCAGAGGTTTCTCCTGCTATGGAAAACTCTGAGAAgatctcctcttcctcctctactGTTTCCACGGAGCTGGAAGACAAGAACAATGTCCTTAACCTCAAGGAAACTGAGCTTAGGCTTGGGTTGCCTGGTTCTGAATCCCCTGAGAGGAAGTCTGGAAGTGGGCTTTCCCTTCTCGGGAGAGGTGTGGAGGATAAGAACAGTTACTCGCTTGGTGTGCTCAAAACTTTCGTTTCTGGGGCTAAAAGGGGTTTCTCCGATGCCATTGATGGCTCTGGAAAATGGGTCTTCTCTGGGAACGCTGGATCTGAGGTTGATATGAGCAAAGGAGGTGTCTTGTTCTCTCCTAGAGGTGGGAATGGTGGGAAGTCTCTCTCTGTTTTGGAGAATACTACTCAGCAGCCTGGTCCGACTGCTCCTGTGCTGAAAGAGGTTGTCCCAGCGTCGCCAAAGCCTGTGCAAGAGAAGAAACCTCAGATTTCTGCTGCAAATGATCATGGGATGGCTCCTGCTGCTAA GGCACAGGTGGTAGGATGGCCACCAATTCGATCTTTCCGGAAGAACACCATGGCTACCAGTCCAGCAAAGACAGGCGATGATGCTGAAGGAAAGTCTGGTTCAGGCTGCCTGTATGTTAAGGTAAGCATGGATGGTGCTCCATACTTGAGGAAGGTTGACCTCAAAATCTACAGCAACTATACTGAACTTTCAACAGCTCTTGAGAAGATGTTCAGCTGCTTTACCATTG GTCAGTGTGCCTCTCATGGAGTCCCAGGCCGAGATGGGCTTAGCGAGAGCCGATTGATGGATCTCATCCATGGTTCTGAATATGTGCTCACTTATGAAGACAAGGATGGTGATTGGATGCTTGTGGGTGATGTTCCATGGGA GATGTTTACTGGCTCATGTAAGAGGCTGAGGATCATGAAGGGTTCAGATGCAATTGGTTTAG CTCCGAGGGCCATGGAGAAGTGCAAAAACCGGAACTAG